The Candidatus Nanohalococcus occultus genome contains a region encoding:
- the secY gene encoding preprotein translocase subunit SecY: MLKVAGFLPSVREPEQEQSLKEMMTWTGVVIALYFLMGAIPLYGANSASVQQAIQQFQTYQTLLGAQIGTILTLGIGPIVTSSIILQMLVGSELLGWNTNTGEGKAIFQASQKVLAYSLAVIEALGYVLAGTFGNIAGDPFLVVLLAGQITLGAWLIILMDDLVQKWGFGSGVSLLIAAGVAKSLYVSLISPLASTGRLFWVVGGTPVGQLFKFATTLEITTLIPVASVLIVFSAAVYLQSMRVEIPLTLGNVRGFGQKWPLKFLYTSNMPVILLAALISNFQILGSTLAGPNGCSVLGCFSNGHAISGIDWYLTAPTNVVSNLIGVGLEAVGFKDIIHFLVYDTFYMVGGAVFSVFWMRTSGQDAETVAQQIQNTGMKVPGFRRDTRVIKKVLNRYIPALTVMSGATVGLIAAFANETNPSISGTGILLTVMIMYQMYEQLAQKHMEELHPSMKEFFS; the protein is encoded by the coding sequence GTGTTGAAGGTAGCCGGTTTTTTACCTAGTGTCAGAGAGCCGGAACAAGAACAGTCTTTGAAAGAAATGATGACTTGGACAGGTGTTGTAATCGCACTCTATTTCCTGATGGGAGCCATACCTCTCTACGGCGCTAATTCGGCCTCGGTACAACAGGCAATACAGCAGTTCCAGACATACCAAACACTTCTAGGCGCTCAAATAGGAACTATACTGACATTGGGTATCGGTCCGATCGTCACCTCAAGTATTATACTACAGATGCTTGTAGGATCCGAGCTACTAGGCTGGAATACAAACACAGGTGAAGGAAAAGCGATATTCCAGGCAAGTCAGAAAGTGCTTGCTTACTCGCTTGCCGTTATAGAAGCCTTAGGCTATGTTCTTGCCGGTACCTTTGGAAATATAGCAGGAGATCCTTTCCTAGTGGTTTTACTCGCGGGGCAGATAACTCTTGGAGCCTGGCTGATCATCTTGATGGATGATCTTGTCCAAAAATGGGGTTTCGGATCCGGCGTAAGCCTTCTTATTGCCGCAGGGGTCGCGAAATCGCTTTACGTCTCTCTAATATCTCCTCTGGCATCTACAGGCCGTCTTTTCTGGGTTGTTGGCGGCACACCTGTAGGACAGCTGTTCAAGTTTGCCACAACGCTTGAAATTACTACTCTGATACCTGTGGCCTCTGTTCTGATAGTTTTCTCAGCGGCAGTATATCTTCAGTCTATGAGAGTGGAAATACCGTTAACGCTTGGAAATGTAAGGGGTTTCGGGCAGAAATGGCCTCTGAAATTCCTCTACACCTCAAACATGCCTGTAATACTCTTAGCAGCTCTAATATCAAATTTCCAGATCCTGGGTTCTACGCTCGCCGGTCCTAACGGATGCTCGGTCCTTGGATGTTTCTCAAACGGCCACGCCATATCAGGTATAGACTGGTATCTGACTGCGCCGACAAACGTGGTATCAAACCTAATAGGTGTAGGGCTTGAAGCAGTAGGTTTCAAAGATATTATCCATTTCTTGGTCTATGATACGTTTTACATGGTGGGCGGAGCAGTTTTCTCGGTTTTCTGGATGAGGACTTCGGGGCAGGATGCGGAAACTGTAGCTCAGCAGATCCAAAACACGGGTATGAAGGTCCCAGGATTCCGTAGAGACACCCGTGTAATCAAGAAGGTGTTAAACCGGTACATACCTGCTCTAACTGTGATGTCGGGAGCTACGGTAGGTCTAATTGCGGCCTTCGCGAATGAAACAAATCCGTCTATAAGCGGTACGGGAATCCTGCTGACAGTCATGATAATGTATCAGATGTATGAACAGCTGGCTCAAAAGCACATGGAAGAACTACATCCATCTATGAAGGAGTTTTTCAGCTAG
- a CDS encoding EMC3/TMCO1 family protein: MISTMVSNLYAAYSTVFQPLLALEHHIGLGIFAVTLAGFYSVIHWYIGDHEKIKRIEERMNEHQSKAQAAEDEQKTARHQKKAMSLQQKMMVVNFKPILVIMLVSILFFPWLRATYSPTVNMNRTSNHTYRGSLNYAGREDQLIVRNVSKPVLELRDQKAEVGESFYAVGSRWQLQKFKTDGRQAKLSLNADFLDLPFSLPLAGSAINWLGYYLLLSIPASNISRRLLGIA; the protein is encoded by the coding sequence ATGATATCAACGATGGTCTCAAATCTTTACGCAGCCTATAGCACAGTTTTTCAGCCGCTTTTGGCTCTAGAACATCATATAGGGCTTGGAATATTTGCGGTAACTCTGGCAGGATTTTATTCTGTGATTCATTGGTATATCGGCGATCACGAGAAAATTAAAAGAATTGAAGAGCGTATGAACGAACATCAGTCCAAGGCCCAGGCTGCCGAAGACGAGCAGAAAACAGCGCGCCATCAGAAAAAGGCAATGTCTCTCCAGCAGAAAATGATGGTTGTGAACTTCAAACCGATACTCGTAATCATGTTGGTTAGCATACTCTTTTTCCCATGGCTGAGGGCTACTTACTCTCCGACTGTAAATATGAACCGGACCTCAAACCATACTTACAGAGGAAGTTTGAACTATGCCGGGAGAGAAGATCAGTTGATAGTAAGAAATGTTTCCAAACCTGTTTTGGAGCTTCGGGATCAGAAAGCAGAGGTAGGAGAATCCTTTTACGCCGTAGGCAGTAGGTGGCAGCTTCAGAAGTTTAAGACAGATGGGCGCCAAGCAAAACTCAGCTTAAACGCTGACTTCCTTGATCTACCCTTCAGTTTGCCGCTAGCAGGTAGCGCTATCAACTGGCTGGGCTATTACCTACTGCTGTCCATACCTGCTTCCAACATATCCAGAAGGTTACTGGGCATAGCCTAA
- a CDS encoding NAD-dependent epimerase/dehydratase family protein — protein MSKKILITGASGTVGTAAAKHLASEGHYVIGVSRSVDENCYSECHQLDLLDGKDLERLEDVLEDVDVVFHLAWNVGVENFDTGEKWPGNMEMYENVLNAAAKAEVSTFINGSSIHAGTGSIPAYTVEASLEDTPEPYRSSIDPETDFDLRKEEPEKLLSALEDDPDSPYGESKVETEHVLREKVEDGVFELGVSIRIGGVNPEDKNEIEGEPYYPSLYWSHADLGRTVERIADSKEKGYFQFYGVSDNPGRIFSIETVFHPEN, from the coding sequence ATGTCGAAGAAAATACTGATCACAGGCGCGAGCGGAACTGTCGGTACCGCAGCAGCAAAGCATCTAGCAAGCGAAGGACATTACGTTATAGGAGTGAGCAGATCGGTCGATGAAAACTGTTACTCCGAGTGCCATCAGCTGGATTTACTGGACGGAAAAGACCTTGAGAGACTGGAGGACGTTCTTGAAGACGTTGACGTGGTCTTCCACTTGGCTTGGAACGTCGGAGTTGAAAACTTCGATACCGGTGAAAAATGGCCTGGAAACATGGAGATGTATGAAAACGTGTTGAATGCGGCCGCAAAAGCAGAGGTATCAACCTTCATCAACGGATCTTCGATACACGCAGGCACAGGCTCGATACCGGCTTATACGGTCGAGGCGAGTCTGGAAGATACCCCGGAACCGTATCGTAGTAGCATTGATCCGGAAACCGACTTTGATCTCCGAAAAGAGGAACCTGAAAAACTGCTTTCAGCGCTTGAAGACGATCCCGACAGTCCCTACGGAGAGTCAAAGGTTGAGACCGAACACGTACTCAGAGAGAAAGTTGAAGACGGCGTCTTCGAACTCGGAGTCAGCATAAGAATCGGAGGAGTCAACCCAGAAGACAAAAACGAGATAGAAGGAGAGCCTTACTACCCAAGTCTCTACTGGAGCCACGCAGATCTAGGCCGAACAGTCGAAAGAATCGCAGACTCAAAGGAGAAAGGTTACTTCCAGTTCTACGGAGTCTCCGATAACCCGGGACGGATTTTCTCGATCGAGACCGTTTTCCACCCGGAAAACTGA
- a CDS encoding ArsR/SmtB family transcription factor codes for MLRWLVEGTKGGENRLRIIIALSNGPMNTNRLSDYLNLDYKTVSHHLERLEKNNIVEIMGKGYGKNYFLTRETEKNMDIIKEVREKTGVQL; via the coding sequence ATGCTACGATGGCTCGTTGAAGGCACCAAAGGAGGAGAAAACAGGCTGAGAATAATCATAGCTCTTTCAAATGGACCGATGAACACCAACAGGCTGTCAGACTATCTGAATCTAGACTACAAGACCGTATCCCACCATCTTGAACGACTAGAGAAGAATAACATAGTTGAGATAATGGGAAAAGGTTACGGCAAAAACTACTTTCTTACCCGGGAAACAGAGAAGAACATGGATATAATCAAAGAAGTTAGAGAAAAAACAGGTGTACAACTGTGA